Proteins encoded by one window of Bauldia sp.:
- a CDS encoding magnesium transporter CorA family protein has product MLTAYRLSEKGLEEVVATDPAALPPDVAWVDLHQPTLDEDRTAERFLAAQIPSREETEEIEFSSRFYAEDGAVFMTATLLTGIDTGKPMLAPFTVVVAGDRIATVRYDDLRAVRQFINRAAKPGSACTTTPAIFLGLIEAVVDRTADVLERISKDVDKINTEVFSKQDISRQTVQSGRRLEGLISDIGLQGDLAAKARESLSSLERLVQYAGLALPLINAKGSSRSRLKLAGRDIKSLEDHVTFLSGKITFLLDATLGRINVQQNEVIRILTVATTVFFPPTLLGTVWGMNFHAMPELSWSYGYPLAILAMIASGILPFLYFKRRGWL; this is encoded by the coding sequence ATGCTGACTGCGTACCGTCTGAGCGAGAAGGGTCTGGAGGAGGTCGTCGCGACCGACCCGGCGGCGTTGCCGCCGGACGTCGCGTGGGTCGACCTGCACCAGCCGACGCTCGACGAGGACCGCACCGCCGAGCGCTTCCTGGCCGCCCAGATCCCGAGCCGCGAAGAAACCGAAGAGATCGAATTTTCGAGCCGCTTCTATGCCGAGGACGGCGCCGTGTTCATGACGGCGACGCTCTTGACCGGCATCGATACCGGCAAGCCGATGCTGGCGCCGTTTACCGTCGTGGTCGCCGGCGACCGCATCGCCACGGTGCGCTACGACGACCTGCGCGCCGTCCGCCAGTTCATCAACCGCGCCGCCAAGCCCGGCAGCGCCTGCACGACGACGCCGGCGATCTTCCTCGGCCTGATCGAGGCGGTCGTCGACCGCACCGCCGACGTCCTGGAACGCATCTCCAAGGACGTCGACAAGATCAACACGGAAGTCTTCTCCAAGCAGGACATCAGCCGCCAGACCGTGCAGAGCGGCCGCCGGCTGGAAGGCCTGATCAGCGACATCGGCCTGCAGGGCGACCTTGCCGCCAAGGCGCGCGAGTCTCTCTCCTCGCTCGAGCGGCTGGTGCAGTACGCCGGCCTCGCCCTGCCGCTGATCAACGCTAAAGGCTCGAGCCGCTCGCGCCTCAAGCTAGCTGGCCGCGACATCAAATCGCTCGAGGACCACGTCACCTTCTTGTCGGGCAAGATCACGTTCCTGCTCGACGCCACGCTCGGCCGCATCAACGTGCAGCAGAACGAGGTGATCCGCATCCTGACGGTGGCGACCACCGTGTTCTTCCCCCCGACCTTGCTCGGCACCGTCTGGGGCATGAACTTCCACGCCATGCCGGAACTATCGTGGAGCTATGGCTATCCGCTGGCGATCCTGGCGATGATCGCCTCCGGCATCCTGCCGTTCCTTTATTTCAAGCGGCGCGGCTGGCTCTAG
- a CDS encoding pyridoxal phosphate-dependent aminotransferase yields the protein MAFLADSLARIKPSATVAVTDKARALKAAGHDVIGLGAGEPDFDTPENIKDAAIRAIREGKTKYTNVDGINELKAAVVAKFKRENHLDYTIDEVSVGTGGKQVLFNALMATLNPGDEVVIPAPYWVSYPEIVALAGAKPVFIETTMASGFRVTPAALDRAITPKTKWVILNSPSNPSGAAYNAAELKGLTDVLVKHPHVWLLTDDMYEHLVYDGFKFATPVEVEPSLKARTLTMNGVSKAYAMTGWRIGYGAGPSLLIKAMSKLQSQSTSNPSSIAQWAAVEALNGPQDFIPKNAEIMKGRRDLVVSMLNQAPGIHCPRPEGAFYVFPSCEGTIGKKTNAGKVIANDEDFVTALLEEEGVAVVQGSAFGLAPFFRISYATSNAVLEDACHRIQRFCANLR from the coding sequence ATGGCCTTCCTCGCCGACTCGCTCGCCCGCATCAAGCCGTCCGCAACCGTTGCGGTCACGGACAAGGCGCGTGCGCTGAAAGCGGCGGGGCACGATGTGATCGGCCTCGGCGCCGGCGAGCCGGATTTCGATACGCCGGAGAACATCAAGGATGCCGCGATCCGCGCCATCCGCGAGGGCAAGACCAAGTACACCAACGTCGACGGCATCAACGAGCTGAAGGCGGCGGTGGTCGCCAAGTTCAAGCGCGAGAACCATCTCGACTATACGATCGACGAGGTCAGCGTCGGCACCGGCGGCAAGCAGGTGCTGTTCAACGCGCTGATGGCGACGCTCAACCCCGGCGACGAGGTCGTGATCCCGGCGCCCTACTGGGTGAGCTACCCGGAGATCGTGGCGCTCGCCGGCGCCAAGCCCGTGTTCATCGAGACGACGATGGCATCCGGTTTCCGGGTGACGCCGGCGGCGCTCGACCGCGCCATCACGCCGAAGACCAAGTGGGTGATCCTCAACTCGCCGTCGAACCCGTCGGGCGCCGCCTACAATGCGGCCGAGCTGAAGGGGCTGACCGACGTGCTGGTCAAGCATCCGCATGTCTGGCTGCTGACCGACGATATGTACGAGCACCTCGTCTACGACGGCTTCAAGTTCGCCACGCCGGTCGAGGTCGAGCCGTCGCTGAAGGCGCGGACGCTGACCATGAACGGCGTGTCGAAGGCGTATGCGATGACCGGCTGGCGCATCGGCTATGGCGCCGGCCCCTCGCTGCTGATCAAGGCGATGTCCAAGCTGCAGTCGCAGTCGACGTCGAACCCGTCGTCGATCGCGCAGTGGGCGGCAGTCGAGGCGCTCAACGGGCCGCAGGATTTCATCCCCAAGAACGCCGAGATCATGAAGGGCCGGCGCGATCTGGTTGTCTCGATGCTGAACCAGGCGCCGGGCATCCATTGCCCGCGGCCGGAGGGCGCGTTCTACGTCTTCCCGTCGTGCGAGGGCACGATCGGCAAGAAGACGAACGCCGGCAAGGTCATCGCCAACGACGAAGACTTCGTCACGGCGCTGCTGGAGGAGGAGGGCGTTGCGGTGGTGCAGGGCTCGGCCTTCGGCCTGGCGCCGTTCTTCCGCATTTCCTACGCCACGTCGAACGCGGTGCTGGAAGACGCCTGCCACCGCATCCAGCGCTTCTGCGCCAACCTGCGCTAG
- a CDS encoding glutathione S-transferase family protein — protein MTGAYTLYSMQESGNAYKPRLLMHLLGIPFRLIETDPRKGQTRNAEFLALNPNGRVPLLVLPDGHKLSESGAMLLYLGDGTKYVPADRYERALVHQWLFFEQYDHEPQIAVARSYLHTYPERKAKVTPELIAGWQAKGGHALSVMEQRLAGNDWLVGYGYTIADIALYAYTHVAHEGGFDLAQYPGISRWIARVAAEPRHVPLEWRPEPLP, from the coding sequence ATGACGGGCGCGTACACCCTCTATTCGATGCAGGAATCCGGCAACGCGTATAAGCCGCGCCTGCTGATGCATCTCCTCGGCATTCCGTTCCGGCTGATCGAGACGGACCCGCGCAAAGGCCAGACCCGCAACGCCGAGTTCCTGGCGCTGAACCCGAACGGGCGCGTGCCCCTGCTCGTGCTGCCGGACGGGCACAAGCTTTCCGAGTCGGGCGCGATGCTGCTCTATCTCGGCGACGGCACGAAGTATGTGCCGGCGGACCGCTACGAGCGCGCGCTGGTGCACCAGTGGCTGTTCTTCGAGCAGTACGACCATGAGCCCCAGATCGCGGTGGCACGCTCGTACCTGCATACGTATCCCGAGCGTAAGGCGAAGGTGACGCCGGAGCTGATCGCCGGCTGGCAGGCGAAGGGCGGCCATGCATTGTCGGTCATGGAGCAGCGCCTCGCCGGCAACGACTGGCTGGTCGGTTACGGCTACACGATCGCCGACATCGCGCTCTATGCCTACACCCACGTCGCCCACGAGGGCGGCTTCGACCTTGCCCAATATCCGGGCATCAGCCGCTGGATTGCGAGGGTCGCCGCCGAGCCGCGCCATGTGCCGCTGGAGTGGCGGCCCGAGCCGCTGCCCTAA
- a CDS encoding molybdenum-binding transcriptional regulator, whose translation MPQFANQTEGLRFRVVLGPGIAIGPGKADLLQAIDETASLTAAAARFEMSYKRGWTLVQEMNRAFETPLVATEKGGAGGGGRAKLTPLGRRVLKRFREMEADATRVVASGVADLKRLLKKTGAPSPPSPRRRGSRE comes from the coding sequence ATGCCGCAGTTCGCCAACCAGACCGAAGGCCTCCGCTTTCGCGTCGTGCTCGGCCCCGGCATCGCCATCGGCCCCGGCAAGGCCGACCTCCTGCAAGCCATCGACGAGACCGCATCGCTGACCGCCGCCGCCGCGCGTTTCGAGATGAGCTACAAGCGCGGCTGGACGCTGGTGCAGGAGATGAACCGCGCCTTCGAGACGCCGCTGGTCGCGACCGAAAAGGGCGGCGCCGGCGGCGGCGGCCGCGCCAAGCTGACGCCGCTTGGCCGGCGCGTGCTGAAACGCTTCCGCGAGATGGAGGCGGACGCGACCCGCGTGGTGGCATCGGGCGTCGCCGATCTCAAGCGGCTGCTGAAGAAAACCGGTGCCCCCTCTCCGCCTTCTCCGCGCAGGCGGGGATCCAGGGAGTGA
- a CDS encoding DUF1993 family protein, translated as MSVAMYPISVPVFDRRLKAHAAIIDKAAAHAEAKKIDPTAFMTDRLYPDMFPYWLQVQSACDHAKNSTARLTGVEMPIFDETAKTFDGLKARIAQTLEFVNAKTPADFDGAAERILTLTQNGRERQMTGLDYFLNSALPNFYFHLTTAYGILRHNGVEIGKRDFMGNPQV; from the coding sequence ATGTCCGTCGCCATGTACCCGATCTCCGTCCCGGTCTTCGACCGCCGCCTCAAGGCGCACGCCGCCATCATCGACAAGGCCGCCGCCCACGCCGAGGCGAAAAAGATCGATCCGACGGCCTTCATGACCGACCGGCTCTATCCGGACATGTTTCCCTATTGGCTGCAGGTGCAGTCGGCCTGCGACCACGCCAAGAATTCCACGGCGCGGCTGACCGGCGTCGAGATGCCGATTTTCGACGAGACGGCGAAGACGTTCGATGGCCTCAAGGCGCGCATCGCGCAAACGCTGGAATTCGTCAACGCCAAGACGCCCGCCGATTTCGACGGCGCCGCCGAACGCATCCTCACGCTCACGCAGAACGGCCGCGAGCGGCAGATGACCGGCCTCGACTATTTCCTCAACTCGGCGCTGCCCAACTTCTACTTCCACCTGACGACGGCCTACGGAATCCTGCGCCACAACGGCGTCGAGATCGGCAAGCGCGATTTCATGGGCAATCCGCAGGTTTAG
- the modA gene encoding molybdate ABC transporter substrate-binding protein gives MLNRRSLLLAPALALGLALAAPAAPAFAADVIVFAASSLQNALDDAVKAYTADTGKTVTVSYGGSSALAKQIEQAAPADIFFSADLDWMKDLHDKNLTVADTEKSILGNEIVLVAPKDSTATATIAPGFDLGAILGADGKLAMANVDSVPAGKYGKAALTTLGVWDKVSAQVVQSDNVRAALAFVAKGEAPAGIVYQTDANAEPGVKVIGTFPTDSHPPIVYPVALLASSTNPDAKDFLAYLESDKAAPAFTKQGFTILK, from the coding sequence ATGCTGAACCGCCGTTCGCTTCTGCTCGCCCCCGCCCTCGCGCTGGGCCTCGCGCTTGCCGCCCCGGCCGCGCCCGCCTTTGCCGCCGACGTCATCGTCTTCGCCGCCTCGAGCCTGCAGAATGCGCTCGACGATGCGGTCAAGGCCTACACCGCCGACACCGGCAAGACCGTCACCGTCAGCTACGGCGGCTCCTCCGCGCTCGCCAAGCAGATCGAGCAGGCGGCACCGGCCGACATCTTCTTCTCCGCCGACCTCGACTGGATGAAGGACCTGCACGACAAGAACCTGACCGTCGCCGACACCGAGAAGTCGATCCTCGGCAACGAGATCGTGCTCGTCGCGCCGAAGGATTCGACCGCGACCGCCACCATCGCCCCGGGCTTCGATCTCGGTGCGATCCTCGGCGCCGACGGCAAGCTCGCCATGGCCAACGTCGACTCCGTCCCGGCCGGCAAGTACGGCAAGGCGGCGCTGACCACGCTCGGCGTCTGGGACAAGGTCTCGGCGCAGGTCGTGCAGTCCGACAACGTCCGCGCCGCCCTCGCCTTCGTCGCCAAGGGCGAAGCGCCGGCCGGCATCGTCTACCAGACCGACGCCAATGCCGAGCCGGGCGTCAAGGTCATCGGCACGTTCCCGACCGACTCGCATCCGCCGATCGTCTATCCAGTCGCGCTGCTCGCCTCCTCGACCAACCCGGACGCCAAGGACTTCCTCGCGTACCTGGAGTCCGACAAGGCGGCGCCGGCGTTCACCAAGCAGGGATTCACGATCCTCAAGTAG
- the modB gene encoding molybdate ABC transporter permease subunit produces the protein MFEPLTAAEWTAIALSLRVATVAAIVSLPFGIGVAYLLARGRFPGRALFDAFVHLPLVMPPVVTGYLLLLLFGRRGPIGGFLEHTFGVVIAFKWEGAALVGAVMGFPLMVRAIRLSLDTVDRRLEAAASTLGASRIWVLTTVTLPLALPGVLAGLVLSFARALGEFGATITFVGNIPGVTQTMPSAIYTYTQVPGGDLAALRLTAIAVIIAFAALLISDALARRATRRVLGQ, from the coding sequence GTGTTCGAGCCACTGACCGCGGCGGAATGGACGGCGATCGCGCTTTCGCTGCGCGTCGCCACCGTCGCGGCCATTGTCTCCCTCCCCTTCGGCATCGGCGTCGCCTACCTGCTGGCGCGCGGACGCTTCCCCGGCCGCGCCCTGTTCGATGCGTTCGTGCACCTGCCGCTGGTGATGCCGCCGGTCGTCACCGGCTACCTGCTGCTGCTCCTGTTCGGACGCCGCGGGCCGATCGGCGGCTTTCTCGAGCACACGTTCGGCGTCGTCATCGCCTTCAAGTGGGAGGGCGCAGCGCTCGTCGGCGCGGTCATGGGCTTCCCGCTGATGGTGCGCGCCATCCGCCTGTCGCTCGACACGGTGGACCGGCGGCTGGAAGCCGCGGCATCGACGCTGGGCGCCAGCCGCATCTGGGTGCTCACGACCGTGACGCTGCCCCTCGCCCTCCCCGGCGTCCTCGCCGGGCTGGTGCTGTCGTTCGCGCGCGCGCTCGGCGAATTCGGCGCCACCATCACCTTCGTCGGCAACATCCCGGGCGTGACCCAGACCATGCCGTCGGCGATCTACACCTACACGCAGGTGCCCGGCGGCGACCTCGCCGCGCTGCGCCTGACCGCGATCGCGGTGATCATCGCCTTCGCCGCGCTGCTCATCTCCGACGCGCTGGCGCGGCGGGCGACGCGCCGGGTGCTCGGCCAATGA
- the modC gene encoding molybdenum ABC transporter ATP-binding protein, translating into MTIAVDVDKRAGEFSLSVKFESDGRITALFGRSGAGKTTLVNLIAGLMQPDRGRIAVNDTVLVDTARGIAVPTHKRGIGYVFQEGRLFPHLSVRGNLGYGRRFARERSGPPLDEIAALLGIGALLDRRPADLSGGEKQRVAIGRALLANPHLLLMDEPLASLDRERKAEILPYIERLRDEMNLPIVYVSHAVEEVARLADTVVVLADGKVAASGPTGDIFARLDLGDAVDRDMTGGILTARVVSHDTATGTTRLDHPAGPIFHPLLDAPPDATVRLRVRARDVAIAVGEPGQISIRNRLAATVTEIASGRDHAVDVKLDVGGEALVALITHGALSALDLKVGRPVVALIKSTAFDRPEDS; encoded by the coding sequence ATGACGATCGCCGTCGACGTCGACAAGCGCGCCGGCGAATTTTCGCTGTCGGTGAAATTCGAAAGCGACGGCCGCATCACTGCGCTCTTCGGCCGCTCCGGCGCCGGCAAGACGACGCTGGTCAACCTCATCGCCGGGCTGATGCAGCCCGACCGCGGCCGCATCGCGGTGAACGACACAGTGCTGGTCGATACGGCCCGCGGCATCGCCGTCCCGACACACAAGCGCGGCATCGGCTACGTCTTCCAGGAGGGGCGGCTGTTCCCGCATCTCTCGGTGCGCGGCAACCTCGGCTACGGCCGCCGCTTCGCGCGCGAGCGCAGCGGCCCGCCGCTGGACGAGATCGCGGCGCTGCTCGGCATCGGCGCCCTGCTCGACCGGCGCCCGGCCGATCTTTCCGGCGGCGAGAAGCAGCGCGTCGCCATCGGCCGCGCGCTGCTCGCCAACCCGCACCTGCTGCTGATGGACGAGCCGCTGGCGTCCCTCGACCGCGAGCGGAAGGCCGAGATCCTGCCCTACATCGAGCGGCTGCGCGACGAGATGAACCTGCCCATCGTCTACGTCAGCCATGCCGTCGAGGAAGTCGCGCGGCTGGCCGACACCGTCGTTGTGCTCGCCGATGGCAAGGTCGCGGCGTCCGGCCCGACTGGCGACATCTTCGCCCGGCTCGACCTCGGCGACGCGGTCGACCGCGACATGACCGGCGGCATCCTCACCGCCCGCGTCGTCTCGCACGACACAGCAACCGGCACGACGCGCCTCGATCATCCCGCCGGGCCGATTTTCCATCCCCTGCTCGATGCGCCGCCGGACGCAACGGTGCGGCTCCGCGTCCGCGCCCGCGACGTGGCGATTGCCGTCGGCGAGCCCGGGCAAATCTCCATCCGCAATCGCCTCGCGGCGACGGTGACCGAGATCGCGTCGGGCCGCGATCATGCCGTCGATGTGAAACTGGATGTCGGGGGCGAAGCGCTGGTGGCGCTGATCACGCACGGAGCCTTGTCGGCGCTCGACCTGAAGGTAGGCCGGCCGGTCGTCGCGCTGATAAAATCAACCGCGTTCGACCGGCCGGAAGACTCGTAG
- a CDS encoding septal ring lytic transglycosylase RlpA family protein — MRRGSAEPYRRLEAKKRCGKTTGRCQRVTFQTARFVAFGLAFGAFCAAASFHPSDAAAAQCGKASWYKMGSRTASGEPMNANALAAAHRTLPFGTEVRVENLANHRVVVVRINDRGPYVGGRVIDVTRGAAEQLGMISTGTARVKVSVIDSDGDGKPVLNGCSS, encoded by the coding sequence ATGCGGCGCGGAAGTGCGGAGCCGTATCGGAGGCTGGAGGCAAAGAAACGATGCGGCAAAACAACAGGCAGGTGTCAGCGAGTGACTTTTCAGACAGCGCGGTTTGTAGCGTTCGGTCTCGCTTTCGGTGCGTTCTGCGCGGCGGCGAGTTTTCATCCTTCTGATGCAGCGGCCGCGCAGTGCGGCAAGGCTTCCTGGTACAAGATGGGCTCGCGGACAGCGAGCGGTGAACCGATGAATGCCAACGCTTTGGCCGCGGCTCACCGCACTCTGCCCTTCGGGACCGAGGTTCGGGTCGAGAACCTCGCCAACCACCGCGTCGTGGTGGTGCGCATCAACGATCGCGGTCCCTACGTCGGCGGCCGCGTCATCGACGTGACCCGAGGTGCTGCCGAGCAACTCGGCATGATCTCGACGGGCACGGCGCGGGTGAAGGTGAGCGTCATCGACAGCGATGGCGACGGCAAGCCGGTGCTGAACGGCTGCAGCAGCTAG
- a CDS encoding DUF72 domain-containing protein, giving the protein MIRVGIGGWTYEPWRGTFYPDGLKHANELKYAASKLTAIEINGTFYRTQSAASFAKWREETPDDFVFSVKGHRAVVNKKVLGEAGEPLAWFLKSGVTELGPKLGPLLWQMAPFKKFDADDFGAFLALLPEKADGLTLRHVVEVRHASFLVPEFVALAARHNVAVVYADSDDYPAIADVTADFVYARLQRSQEKEAAGYPATDLDQWAKRAKTWAAGGLPDDLPTFGTAKPKKAKRDVFVFMIAGDKVRAPAAAQALIGRL; this is encoded by the coding sequence ATGATCCGCGTAGGCATCGGGGGCTGGACCTACGAGCCGTGGCGCGGCACGTTCTATCCGGACGGCCTGAAGCATGCCAACGAGCTGAAATACGCCGCGTCGAAGCTCACCGCGATCGAGATCAATGGCACCTTCTACCGCACGCAGTCGGCGGCGAGCTTTGCCAAGTGGCGCGAGGAGACGCCGGACGATTTCGTCTTCTCCGTCAAAGGCCACCGAGCTGTGGTCAACAAGAAGGTGCTGGGCGAGGCCGGCGAGCCGCTCGCCTGGTTCCTGAAGTCGGGCGTCACCGAACTCGGACCAAAGCTCGGGCCGCTGCTCTGGCAGATGGCGCCGTTCAAGAAATTCGACGCCGACGATTTCGGTGCGTTCCTGGCGCTGCTGCCGGAGAAGGCCGACGGCCTGACGCTCCGCCATGTCGTCGAGGTGCGGCACGCGTCGTTCCTGGTGCCGGAGTTCGTCGCGCTCGCCGCCAGGCACAACGTCGCGGTGGTCTACGCCGACTCCGACGACTACCCGGCAATCGCCGACGTCACCGCCGACTTCGTCTACGCGCGGCTGCAGCGGAGCCAGGAGAAGGAGGCGGCGGGCTATCCCGCCACGGACCTCGACCAATGGGCGAAGCGGGCGAAGACCTGGGCGGCCGGCGGCTTGCCGGACGACCTGCCGACCTTCGGCACGGCCAAGCCGAAAAAGGCGAAGCGCGACGTCTTTGTGTTCATGATCGCCGGCGACAAGGTCCGCGCCCCGGCCGCGGCACAAGCCCTGATTGGTCGGCTCTAG
- a CDS encoding putative quinol monooxygenase has protein sequence MIIVSGELRLKPERVEKLRPAMRTVITANRREDGCLLFAFGEDVLEPGIIRIVERWRDWDALAAHDRAPHVVAWRAALKESGAVLGRDLVAHEASNPRPI, from the coding sequence ATGATCATTGTGTCGGGCGAATTGCGGCTGAAGCCGGAGAGGGTCGAAAAACTCCGGCCGGCGATGCGGACGGTGATCACCGCCAACCGCCGCGAGGACGGCTGCCTGCTGTTTGCCTTCGGCGAGGATGTGCTGGAGCCCGGCATCATCCGCATTGTGGAACGCTGGCGCGACTGGGACGCGCTCGCCGCGCACGATCGCGCGCCACACGTCGTCGCGTGGCGCGCGGCGCTGAAGGAGAGCGGCGCGGTACTCGGACGCGACCTCGTGGCGCACGAGGCGAGCAACCCGCGGCCGATTTAG
- a CDS encoding FecR domain-containing protein gives MASHSHRISLALVALAATIGARDALAATDDIGTATAITTVVTGTRDAGQLTLKSGDAVFQNETISTDANGVGQFQFNDQTKLAIGPDSTVVLDNFIYDSNTSSGKVVINLTAGALRFITGKADHNAYEIVTPTATIGVRGTVFDVYTKPDGEMAVAMIDGAIEVCPKVGLCRVHNVVGKFLHMTPLGAFSLRDKWDGSFLAGVPFRLALPFLGDQKNLVPALRGKTTSIAKYVTVAGNDIGKAIKTPLTKLPKFKFPKLFGK, from the coding sequence ATGGCATCGCACTCGCATCGCATCTCCCTCGCGCTCGTCGCGCTCGCGGCGACGATCGGCGCGCGCGACGCGCTCGCCGCGACCGACGACATCGGCACCGCGACCGCGATCACCACCGTCGTCACCGGCACGCGCGATGCCGGACAACTGACGCTGAAGAGCGGCGACGCGGTCTTCCAGAACGAGACGATCAGCACAGACGCGAACGGCGTCGGACAGTTCCAGTTCAACGACCAGACGAAGCTGGCGATCGGCCCGGACTCGACCGTCGTGCTCGATAATTTCATATATGATTCAAACACTTCCAGCGGCAAAGTGGTGATCAACCTGACCGCCGGCGCGCTCCGCTTCATCACCGGCAAGGCCGACCACAACGCCTACGAGATCGTCACGCCGACCGCGACGATCGGCGTCCGCGGCACCGTCTTCGACGTCTACACCAAGCCCGACGGCGAGATGGCGGTGGCGATGATCGACGGCGCCATCGAGGTGTGCCCGAAGGTAGGCCTGTGCCGCGTCCACAACGTCGTCGGCAAGTTCCTGCACATGACTCCGCTCGGCGCTTTTTCGCTGCGCGACAAGTGGGACGGATCGTTCCTCGCCGGCGTGCCGTTCAGGCTCGCGCTGCCGTTTCTCGGCGACCAAAAAAATTTGGTGCCGGCGCTCCGCGGCAAGACGACATCGATCGCGAAGTACGTCACCGTCGCCGGCAACGACATCGGCAAGGCCATCAAGACTCCGCTAACCAAGCTGCCGAAGTTCAAATTCCCGAAGCTGTTCGGCAAGTGA
- a CDS encoding dienelactone hydrolase family protein, producing the protein MNERPRITQEMIDLYDEYTHLTLDRRGFMAKLAKLTGSAAAAAAIVPMIAADPARAAIVPPDDTRLETERIEYPGAAGVTMKGYLACPADASGPLPAVIVIHENRGLNAHIEDVTRRMALEGFTALAPDLLSSAGGTPSDENAAAKLIQGLDASATVANLVATVAFLKSDPRSTGKVGAIGFCWGGGMVNQLAVASPDLLAGVPYYGAQPKTGVDKIKARLMLHYAGLDERIDAGIPDYEAALKAAGVDYQIFVYPGVNHAFNNDTSEARYDKAASDLAWSRTVAFLKQNLA; encoded by the coding sequence ATGAACGAGCGACCCAGAATCACGCAGGAGATGATCGACCTCTACGACGAGTACACGCACCTGACGCTCGACCGGCGCGGCTTCATGGCGAAGCTCGCCAAGCTCACTGGCAGCGCGGCTGCGGCTGCGGCGATCGTGCCGATGATCGCGGCCGACCCGGCGCGCGCGGCGATCGTGCCGCCCGACGACACGCGCCTGGAGACGGAGCGCATCGAATATCCGGGCGCGGCCGGCGTCACGATGAAGGGATATCTCGCGTGTCCTGCCGATGCGTCCGGTCCGCTGCCGGCGGTCATCGTCATCCACGAGAACCGCGGGCTCAACGCGCACATTGAAGACGTGACGCGGCGCATGGCGCTGGAAGGCTTCACGGCGCTGGCGCCCGATCTGCTCTCGTCTGCCGGCGGCACGCCGAGCGACGAGAATGCGGCGGCGAAACTGATCCAGGGACTGGATGCATCGGCGACCGTCGCCAATCTCGTCGCGACGGTGGCGTTCCTGAAGAGTGACCCACGCTCGACCGGCAAGGTCGGCGCCATCGGCTTCTGCTGGGGCGGCGGCATGGTCAACCAGCTCGCCGTCGCCAGTCCCGACCTGCTCGCCGGCGTGCCCTACTACGGCGCCCAGCCGAAGACCGGTGTCGATAAGATCAAGGCGAGACTGATGCTGCACTATGCCGGGCTCGACGAGCGCATCGATGCCGGCATCCCGGACTACGAGGCGGCGCTGAAGGCAGCCGGCGTCGACTACCAGATCTTCGTCTATCCGGGCGTCAACCACGCCTTCAACAACGACACGTCCGAGGCGCGCTACGACAAGGCGGCATCGGACCTCGCGTGGTCGCGCACGGTGGCGTTCCTGAAACAGAATCTCGCCTGA
- a CDS encoding cold-shock protein: protein MRQNGTVKFFNASKGYGFITPDDGSKDVFVHVTAVERSGLGALADGQRVSFETEPDKRGKGPKAIDLQPAS, encoded by the coding sequence ATGCGCCAGAACGGCACCGTGAAATTCTTCAATGCGTCGAAGGGTTACGGCTTCATCACCCCCGACGACGGCAGCAAGGACGTCTTCGTCCACGTCACCGCGGTAGAGCGCTCCGGCCTCGGCGCGCTCGCCGACGGCCAGCGGGTCTCCTTCGAAACCGAACCCGACAAACGCGGCAAGGGACCGAAGGCAATCGACCTTCAACCGGCGAGTTGA
- a CDS encoding GIY-YIG nuclease family protein, translated as MAYYVYIMANRRHGTLYVGVTNDIVRRAWEHREGLVPGFTKTHGLKLLVHFEEFADINEAIHREKRLKHWKREWKVALIERANVEWDDLYSTLA; from the coding sequence ATGGCGTATTACGTTTACATCATGGCCAACCGTCGGCACGGCACGCTCTACGTTGGTGTGACGAACGATATCGTGCGCCGCGCTTGGGAACACCGCGAAGGATTGGTGCCGGGCTTCACAAAGACTCATGGCCTCAAGCTGCTCGTCCACTTCGAGGAGTTCGCCGATATCAATGAGGCGATCCATCGCGAGAAGCGTCTGAAGCACTGGAAGCGAGAATGGAAAGTCGCGCTGATCGAGAGGGCCAATGTGGAGTGGGACGACCTGTACTCAACGCTGGCGTAA